The stretch of DNA TGAAGAGTTTCATGCATAACATGCATATTAGCCCACAGCTTATCTCCTGTTGTATTGACATTGGGCATCAAGCAATTAACACCAGAGGAAATGCCCAAGAAAGTGCCGCTTGGATCAAAAAGCACCACTATAAAACCCTTTATATCGTCACCCATGATTACCACATATGGCGCTCGATGCGTGAACTTAAATATCTCATGCCTGATATCCATTTCATTGCTTATCCCGTGAAGAAGAGCAAAGCTGAAAGTACAATACAACAGATCAAACAAGCCCGCATTCTCATATTTCAATATATTAAAACACTGCAAGTCTATATCAGAACCGCCTTCTGATCTTTATCCCCCTGACCTTTTCCCTTATGACTTTAAACCTTGCCACCTTCTAACTGCGTCATCCCCTTCTCTCCATACTCTTTTCCACACGAATTAGCGCCATAAAAGCCCGCAGAACTTCCCCTCATGTCAAGCAAAACGCCCCGATACACGCGTCACTGTCTTGCAAATTCACCCAAAAACATCTCTTATATCCCAAACTTGATCTCACAACACATGATCTATCTAATGCCATCCCCAATATAGAAGACAGCTCTTGTAAATAAAGCTCCCAGACAGCTATAAGATCTCCAGACGTGTCATAAAAATCTCTTTATACCATCATCTTTACGCTTCCATAAAAAACGCAAATCACCCTATCCTACATTTTGCCATCCCCCAATATGACGATAGCTCTTAAAAACCACTTTGGATGATGAGCAAGGGGCATGCGTTACGCCTTTAACAGTATTCATAGACCAACCTCATATGACATGCAAGGCAGTCATTTTAAAGGCTTAAAAGTGAGAAAATTGATGATCCTTAGATTTCTCTTTCAAGAGAGAACATTAAATGATCATTATAAATCAATAGATTACTAACAATCTCTTCGTTCTATAAAGCATCTTCATAAGAGCATTTTAGATCACAGATACAATAAGCTCAAAACATACACCGCCACAAACATCCCACGCTTCATAGCAATCTTTTTTTAAAATCATTTTCTTCTCTCAAATCACTTTTTGTTTGGTTTCCTCCCCACATCTCAAAGGACACTTTAACCCCCACAAATCTGTAAACAATAACATCCAGCTTTTTATCTAACGCGTTCCACCGGCTCACTTCTGATTACCCTCACTCAAAAGATAGATTTCATGAGAGTTATGAGTTCCTTCCAACCGCTCAAAGAACGAAAATGCCGATCAACAACGGTTTGTAAAAAATCCACTTTCTCTGGACAAGCTCCTCTGGACTTCCCCATTTATATGCTCCACGCCTACAAGGCTCGACAAGCAAACCCTGCCCCAAAAATATTCATCCCTGTCGCTAAAGCTCATGTATCAAAATTTTAGCGGCTTTATTGCGTAGGGTGTTTTATTGCCACCAACATATTGATTGATAAAGATAAGTGTTTTTCATCTTAAATAAGAATCTTGAATAACGTAAGATTCTCTCACTCTGTTGAATCAATCAAAACCATTTGCTTGCACATCTCAAGGAAAAAGAGTCGTGTAGCGTAAAACGATATGAGAAAGACATGCCTCTTCTGAACCATCTTAAATGCCAAGAGCTTATTGCAACACCCACGAACTCGCAAAATGTATGAGAGCTCCAGCGTGTTATGACTCGACACTTTTTTACCGCACAATAGATAACTTAACCTTTTCAGTTTCTCTCACGTCTAATTTTGGAAGGCTGCGCACAATTTTCATGGTTTCTAAACTGACCGTAATAACCCGTTGAAACAATTCTAAAGGATAAGCTGGATTACCCACCGCCTCAACGGCATAACGATTAGCATCATTAACAAGTCCACTCGCTTTATCCGTTTTGACAACCTGCCGTTCCATCACCCATTCAAGAGCAGATCGACCATTCACCACATAATCATAAGCTTCAAGAGGAATATTCTGCATCGTAATATGCGCATTATAAACCACGGTACTTTTATCAACAGCACCGCGTTTACCCGCAAATTTCATTGCTTGAACACGATAAAAACTCTCCGCATCAGAAATCACCCAAGTTTTTGGATCACCCTGTTTATAGGTCACAGGATAGGGTTCAACCTCCTCATAATTCATATGCAAATAACCCAATTCACGCCCCGCTGTCACAAAAGCCCAAAAGTCTTCTGCTTTTTTAACTGTTGGAATTCGCGGCAATTCTTTAGACAGATTATGCGCATAACGCTTGCGATAATCTTCGGAATGCAAAATCCCATAGACATAATAGAATAAATCATCCTTTGTAATCACTTCACCAGGATAAGCTGCTTTAAAATAGGCTAATCCCTCATCCGTAAGTGCATCACGCTGCTGCAGACCAGCTTTTTTGTTTTCCTCTGCAAGATTGGCAAATAAATGAGCCTGATTATTATTTTTATCTTTCAAAGATACAACATTTTCATAAATGTACCGTGGAAAACATTGGCTTGTATCCATTGTATGAAGATTAGGCAAATCCTTAGTCATAAGAACAGAAAAACCACTGCTTGCTCCAATTCCCGTAACTTGTATTAACCTATTTTTTAACGCTTTTTCTAAAGGAAAAATACACGGCATTTGGTATACTCTCTCATTGAAAGTACGGTTATAATAAAGCCACTGTCGTGCAAAAGGACGATAAAGGCTTTGAATTAAGCAATCACTTTTAAATTCAGAAAACTTTCCCCTTATTAATTTTTCTTTAAGACTACTACTCCAACTGATCTTTTTAGCATCCGTGTTAACAAAATCATTCACAGCATTTGCACGCACCTTGCGATCAGAGTTTGGATAGGCAACATTAAAACGTTCTACTTCACCCTTATAAAAAGCAATCATATTGCTCATATTGCCCGCTAAAGCTTCACGGCTTGAATTATGTGCCCAAGCATCACGACCAGTTTGTATACCGCGAGAAAAAGTTTTGAATAGCTTTTTATCACTGCCCTTTTTATCACCTAAGACTAGAAATTTTTCAAAATCACTGTTGCGTTGATCCAACCAATCGCCATGCGCATCTGGTGTAATCATCTGCCAACCACGTTCACGCTTTATACCGTCAACACTGCCTAATCGCTGAAGTTCAGAGAGTTTCTCTTTTGTCGTGAGATTATCCCCAATATCATAATAATAAATTTTACAAGGCTCAAAAACATTTGGATTTTTAACAAACAGTGTCACAGCAATTCCTGTCATGCTTCCACTTCCAAAAACATTTTGCCCCTCTCGAGCACGTCCTTTACTCATCATATTTTTACGAATATCACCACGCAAATTGAGAATATAAATACCCGAAAATTCTTCATTCAATTCTTTTCGTAAGCCATTCATAGAATATCCATTGATAAAACCCGCATTTGTCACAAAACCAATAACACCACTGCTCTTTATGCGATCAGTTGCCCAACGCATGGCACGGATATAACTGTCATAAAGTCCATTAACATTGCTCGCTTTGGATTGAGCAGCATAAGTTTCACGGATACGTCTATCCAATTTAGGATAGTCAATATTCTGTGCATTATCGTTTTCGCTTTTTTGTCCAGAAGAATAAGGGGGGTTACCAACAATAACACGAATATCCAGTTCCTTCTGGCGTGACCTGCGGGTGCTATTGGCCATCAGCAAATCGCTTATTAAATCTTTATCTTGCTCATAAAGCTGAAATGTATCGGTCAGACAAATTCCCTCAAAGGGAACATAACCTCCCCCCATCAGACCATGATAGGTTGTCTCAATATTAATAGCTGCGATATAATAGGCTAAAAGCACGATTTCATTGGCATGGATTTCATGACAAAATTTGTGTTTCATCTCCTCTGGTTTGATCAAGCCTGATTGTAAAAGACGCGTGATAAAAGTCCCCGTTCCCGTAAAGGGATCCATAATGTGAACACCTGAAGAGCCAAGCGTTTGCCCAAATTCATTTTTCAAGATATCATTGACAGAGTTCAAAATAAAATCCACCACCTCAACGGGCGTATAAACAATCCCTAATTTTTCTACTGTGCGTGGAAAAGCATAACGAAAAAATTTATCGTAAAGCTCTACAATTAATCTCTGCTTGGCTTTTGGATCGGTAATACCACTGGCGCGTAATTTTACACTGGCATAAAATTTCTCAAGATCTTTGGATTCTTTATCAAGATTTGCCTCATCAAGCACATCAAGCATCCGTTGCATAGCACGCGAGACAGGGTTCTCACGCGTAAATTGATACCCTTCAAACAACACCTGAAAGACAGGACGCGTAATGATATGTTGTGCCAACATCTCAATCGCATCAGCTTCTGTAATCGTATCGTTTAAGTCATCACGCAATTCTGCTAAAAACCGATCAAAAGCTTGACGTGCTACCGTGTCTGGCGCAGAGAGAATACCTGTTAAGCGCGCAATATGGTTCTTGGCAATTTCCGCAATATTGCTCGCCCAGTCCTCCCAATAATCCCGTGTCCCACATTTTTTGACAATCTTTGCCATGATAGCACGCGAAAGTTCATCCATAGGGAAAGAAAGCTCCCCTTGTCCATCTGTAAAAAGGAAATCACGCTCAGGGCTTCCAACTCCCGATCGTGCAAATTGTAAGCGAACAGGAAGAGTATCAACAACAGCTGTCACAGCCTGTAACTCAGTGCTTTGCGTTACCCCAATAATCTCAATCACATTGCTGATATCTTGCCCCAGCGACGCCTTATTAATCGTCGCATCAAAACGATCATCATGTGCGCGCAAAGCATTTAAAATTTGCCAAACAACCCGATATTTATCATTGTTATTTAAAGCTTGTTCTACTGGAATCCCAGAAGGAACACCTATTGGCAAAATGACATACCCCATCTTTTTGCCCTCACTGCGACGCATCACCCGTCCAACCGCTTGCACAACATCAATCTGACTCTTACGTGGATTTAAAAACATAATGGCATCAAGAGCTGGAACATCCACCCCCTCAGACAAACAACGAGCATTGGTCAAAATACGACAAACATCACCCCCGCTCTCTGCTTTTAACCAATCAAGCAGTGCACTACGGTCCTTCGCATTAAACTTGCCATCAACATGTTCAATTTCGCATTTTAAAAAATTCTCATTTTCCGTATTCTCTTGAGTATACTCAAGATATTCCTCAACAACCGCAGAAAATTCATCACGAACCAGTTTAGAACTGCGAATATCTTTACAAAACGCTAAAGCACGATGCATGGGATATGGATCAGCCCCAACATCAGCCTTCATATCTTGTTTGGTCAAAGCCTTATAACAACCGATAATTTTTGTTGCATCATCAAGAATAAGCGCTGACTCGCGATCACTAAGGCGTTTTTGAACAGCGGAACTGATGAGTTTTTCGTCCATTGCTAAGACAATAACCTTATAGTCCGTTAAAAGGTCATGCTGTACAGCCCATGAAAAGCCCCGATAAAAAAGTGTTTTGCCAAAAAGCTTTTCATCATCCATTGAAGCAAGAACGGCATTGGCTTCATTCGCACGACTTTTCGCGTTATCCCCAAAAATACGGGGTGTCGCTGTCATATAAAGGCGCTTTTTAGCACGAATGATATCGTTGGAATGCACCTTCACAAAATTGGATTCATCCGCGCCAACCAGTGTTGCCCCTGTTGTACGGTGCGCCTCATCACAAATGATAAGATCAAATGTTGGAAAACCATGATTTTTCTGTGCATCCGCGATCACCTGAATAGATTGATAAGTTGCAAACACAACGCTCATCTCATCTGCAACACTCGTACCCGCCTGTTCTGCCAGTTTTGCTGCATAAGTTGTCGCTGGAAAAGCAAGATCACACACATCAATTTCTGCAACATCATCACTATTTTTACGACGCTTTCCCACTTGTGTATCGGAACAGACAGCAAAAGAACATAATCCGATTTCTGCATCCGTTGTCCATTCACGCACCGTCTGTGACATCAGTGCCAAGGAGGGAACAAGAAATAAAACAAATTTCCCCTCACCAACCAAATCTTCAGCAATTTTAAGACTAGTAAATGTCTTACCCGTCCCACAAGCCATAATAAGCTTACCCCGATCTGCCTGCGCAAGCCCAGCACGCACAAAACGCAACGCCTCTTGCTGATGGGGACGGAGCTTCTTTTTATCCCCCAGCACAATTTTGCCTTTAGCAGCAAAAGTCTCCCAACGGATTGGACTTTTTTGCAAATCGGAAAGATTAATCCGTGTAACAGGAATTTTCTGTCCCTGTATCATTGTTTCAGCATTGTCAGTCCAAGCCTTTATGGTGCTATCGATGATCACACGCCGCTTAAACGGTTCTTTCCCTGATGCTGAAATAAAACTATCAATATCTGCTTTTTTAATCCGATAGGATTCATCATAAAATTTACATTGGATTGCTGCAAAACCATCTTCATGACGAAGCTTTGCCACCAAATCAATCCCAGTATCACGACCATCCCAGCCATTTTCATGCGCCCAATCTTTAAAAGTTTGAACCTTTTCATAACACTGAGACTGGAGAGGGTCATGGGTCAGATAAGCAAGAGCCAAACGCTCAAAATATGTGCCTTTATCCCGTTCGGTACGCGCTTCATCACGATAGGTCTGTAAAAGCGATTGTAGCGTCGTCATGCTTCCCCCCCAATTTAAAATACCTTCAACTATCGAATCTAGACCAATTCATAAATGCCTCTTGTTCTACTCAAAAGATTTAAAATATCTTAATTTTAAGACGTTCTTTCTACACTTATCTGAATGATATGAGGAATCTCTTTGTCTCCCCCGCCAAATCATATGATGCATTGACTGATTCTACACCCTTATAGAAATAAAAAAGCAGATGTGATGATTTTAAAAAATATTTTTTTGCATTTGGTAAGAAGACAAAATAAAGTGCGCAATAATTTTAGGATTTAGCTTAAGAAATAAGAGGGGGGAAAAATGGATACGATACCTGAAAACACACAAGACACTAGGAAAGAAACTCCACACAAAAAACATCGCATTCTACAAACAACAATGCGTATAATATTCACGATAATACGAATTATATTTTCTATCATACGAAAAATATTCATCGTAACATTCAACATATTGATTTTTTTCATCTTTCTTTTTCTTTTGTTCATTCGCGGACCGGTTCTTTTCCTATTAAACTTTTTCGCAGTAGCTTCAGCTGTATCGTTATTTTTTCTCATTTGGGGAAGCATGCTAGGAGGAGAAATATCAGCAAAGACACCCCAATAATAATCATTGGCATAGTTATTTTTCTTTTCGGCAGCCTATCTGCTAGTTGGTTTTATGATGCTCTCTTACTCCGTCTTGCTCCTGCTAAATATGAGATTATGCTTTTTGATTAAATAGAGCTCTCCTCATTCACACATCATTTAAAATGAGAAGCTTTCCGCCTCTTAATTTTTTTGCCCCCCTCCCCAAAATCATGAGATCAAACCTGCATCTTACGAAGTTGATTCTTAAGAACCTCCCCCTCTATGGAGCACCCCGATAGCATCGTTGTCGCAGAAACTAAAATGGCTTGTTTTATCCTCCAACCCCAAAACGAGATAAAGCAGCAAAAAGTGATGTCTTAAACCAATATTCTAAAGAAAGCTAAGTGGACTCATATGAAGGAACGAAAAATGGCTGTATCTTAAGTGACGTTTTAAAACTTGAGTGCAATCATACTTTGTTTGCATCAAGCTTCAACACCTGCAATTCGCACTGATCCTTTACAAAACCAAAAGTGAAAATCTTTATAACGTCTTTTCCAAAAATCTTAAACCGCTCAACGAACTCAATAACAAATAAGCCAAATTTCGCAATCGTATTTTTACCATCAGGCAATGCATTGATTAATAAAAATAAGAGTTTTTCATCTTAAAATAA from Bartonella tribocorum CIP 105476 encodes:
- a CDS encoding YdcF family protein, whose product is MTHNSPNSLIQKNLDRSIPKRPHYSWSPRCLFRYFPPTTLTLVVIVFIFWGGFIIFSEKTERLVPPTPLPKADAIIVLTGGEHRIETGLHLLQKGLGSRLLISGVNTSTNLKSFMHNMHISPQLISCCIDIGHQAINTRGNAQESAAWIKKHHYKTLYIVTHDYHIWRSMRELKYLMPDIHFIAYPVKKSKAESTIQQIKQARILIFQYIKTLQVYIRTAF
- a CDS encoding DEAD/DEAH box helicase, giving the protein MTTLQSLLQTYRDEARTERDKGTYFERLALAYLTHDPLQSQCYEKVQTFKDWAHENGWDGRDTGIDLVAKLRHEDGFAAIQCKFYDESYRIKKADIDSFISASGKEPFKRRVIIDSTIKAWTDNAETMIQGQKIPVTRINLSDLQKSPIRWETFAAKGKIVLGDKKKLRPHQQEALRFVRAGLAQADRGKLIMACGTGKTFTSLKIAEDLVGEGKFVLFLVPSLALMSQTVREWTTDAEIGLCSFAVCSDTQVGKRRKNSDDVAEIDVCDLAFPATTYAAKLAEQAGTSVADEMSVVFATYQSIQVIADAQKNHGFPTFDLIICDEAHRTTGATLVGADESNFVKVHSNDIIRAKKRLYMTATPRIFGDNAKSRANEANAVLASMDDEKLFGKTLFYRGFSWAVQHDLLTDYKVIVLAMDEKLISSAVQKRLSDRESALILDDATKIIGCYKALTKQDMKADVGADPYPMHRALAFCKDIRSSKLVRDEFSAVVEEYLEYTQENTENENFLKCEIEHVDGKFNAKDRSALLDWLKAESGGDVCRILTNARCLSEGVDVPALDAIMFLNPRKSQIDVVQAVGRVMRRSEGKKMGYVILPIGVPSGIPVEQALNNNDKYRVVWQILNALRAHDDRFDATINKASLGQDISNVIEIIGVTQSTELQAVTAVVDTLPVRLQFARSGVGSPERDFLFTDGQGELSFPMDELSRAIMAKIVKKCGTRDYWEDWASNIAEIAKNHIARLTGILSAPDTVARQAFDRFLAELRDDLNDTITEADAIEMLAQHIITRPVFQVLFEGYQFTRENPVSRAMQRMLDVLDEANLDKESKDLEKFYASVKLRASGITDPKAKQRLIVELYDKFFRYAFPRTVEKLGIVYTPVEVVDFILNSVNDILKNEFGQTLGSSGVHIMDPFTGTGTFITRLLQSGLIKPEEMKHKFCHEIHANEIVLLAYYIAAINIETTYHGLMGGGYVPFEGICLTDTFQLYEQDKDLISDLLMANSTRRSRQKELDIRVIVGNPPYSSGQKSENDNAQNIDYPKLDRRIRETYAAQSKASNVNGLYDSYIRAMRWATDRIKSSGVIGFVTNAGFINGYSMNGLRKELNEEFSGIYILNLRGDIRKNMMSKGRAREGQNVFGSGSMTGIAVTLFVKNPNVFEPCKIYYYDIGDNLTTKEKLSELQRLGSVDGIKRERGWQMITPDAHGDWLDQRNSDFEKFLVLGDKKGSDKKLFKTFSRGIQTGRDAWAHNSSREALAGNMSNMIAFYKGEVERFNVAYPNSDRKVRANAVNDFVNTDAKKISWSSSLKEKLIRGKFSEFKSDCLIQSLYRPFARQWLYYNRTFNERVYQMPCIFPLEKALKNRLIQVTGIGASSGFSVLMTKDLPNLHTMDTSQCFPRYIYENVVSLKDKNNNQAHLFANLAEENKKAGLQQRDALTDEGLAYFKAAYPGEVITKDDLFYYVYGILHSEDYRKRYAHNLSKELPRIPTVKKAEDFWAFVTAGRELGYLHMNYEEVEPYPVTYKQGDPKTWVISDAESFYRVQAMKFAGKRGAVDKSTVVYNAHITMQNIPLEAYDYVVNGRSALEWVMERQVVKTDKASGLVNDANRYAVEAVGNPAYPLELFQRVITVSLETMKIVRSLPKLDVRETEKVKLSIVR